Proteins from a single region of Hordeum vulgare subsp. vulgare chromosome 6H, MorexV3_pseudomolecules_assembly, whole genome shotgun sequence:
- the LOC123404280 gene encoding TATA box-binding protein-associated factor RNA polymerase I subunit B-like: MDDEGGASPSHHGGGGGGGGSIRLQCECGFKDDYILDDTDDGRFYCVQCSVDHNTQATAVDDADFRTPGNMSFHRVSQPSKTPTRAINPPVAPPFEEEIDELGAQVRRRYVEGLQVFLYQQL, from the coding sequence ATGGACGACGAGGGCGGCGCCTCCCCGTCCcaccacggcggcggcggcggcggcggcggaagcaTCCGCCTGCAATGCGAATGCGGCTTCAAGGACGACTACATTCTCGACGACACCGACGACGGCCGCTTCTACTGCGTCCAGTGCTCCGTCGACCACAACACCCAGGCGACCGCCGTCGATGACGCCGATTTCCGAACCCCGGGCAACATGTCCTTTCACCGAGTTTcccaaccctccaaaacccctacCAGAGCCATCAACCCCCCCGTTGCCCCTCCCTTCGAGGAAGAAATCGACGAGCTGGGGGCTCAGGTACGGCGGCGCTACGTGGAGGGCCTGCAGGTGTTCCTCTACCAGCAGCTGTAG
- the LOC123404278 gene encoding TATA box-binding protein-associated factor RNA polymerase I subunit B-like isoform X2, with product MWTRKVLAEDASAQRPKRSASGGEQKPQGVKRERADEASPRRDRRRVEFIYLRSSRKMLPLYSTLSVSFLACHIAREAILPTDIYKWAMEGKLPYVAAFTEVDRLLGSPGKHCPLNARQLFRPVRVIGAWQLEAAAGSIAQRIGLQLPSVNFYAIAQRYLNELYLPVERILPHACRIYEWAMPPELWLSSNPARIPTRVCVMAILIVALRLQYNINGQGIWEEICEAARNAGGSDRDANLSPSMNLDGGTSAEFGTRELLWTLVHGYDKIDVAHDYSKDLHSYLRYCKDVVFPGIACSVEEEHLIGIFQDLYKGREDENSKGHTRNGLNKRGRDGTSVGARYFSASSSSGIQSIKSEMEDHGFCYMPPRKWPRSDGYLHYRRKTMTGRLVCAGHADYYLLIRSFAKLAEVDIMVMHASVLKLERRLGWIEERIGRSLDALQNLPT from the exons ATGTGGACGCGGAAGGTGCTCGCCGAGGATGCGTCCGCGCAGAGACCGAAGCGTTCTGCCAGTGGAG GCGAGCAGAAACCTCAGGGGGTGAAGCGTGAACGGGCGGATGAAGCCTCGCCTCGTAGAGACAGGCGAAGGGTCGAGTTCATCTATCTGCGCTCGTCGAGGAAGATGCTGCCGCTCTACTCGACATTGTCTGTCTCTTTCCTGGCCTGTCATATTGCCCGGGAAGCCATCCTACCGACCGACATTTATAAGTGGGCGATGGAGGGTAAGCTTCCTTACGTGGCAGCATTTACCGAGGTTGACAGGCTTCTTGGGAGCCCTGGAAAACACTGCCCTCTGAATGCGAGGCAACTCTTCAGGCCAGTCCGAGTGATTGGAGCGTGGCAGCTGGAAGCTGCAGCTGGGTCCATAGCGCAAAGAATAGGCTTGCAGCTTCCTTCAGTTAATTTTTATGCTATTGCTCAACGCTACTTGAATGAGTTGTATCTGCCGGTAGAAAGAATCCTTCCCCATGCTTGCCGCATCTATGAATGGGCAATGCCTCCAGAACTCTGGTTGTCTAGTAATCCAGCTAGGATCCCTACACGGGTCTGTGTAATGGCTATACTAATAGTGGCCTTAAGACTTCAGTATAACATCAATGGTCAAGGGATATGGGAG GAGATTTGCGAGGCGGCAAGAAATGCAGGTGGGTCTGATCGTGATGCAAATTTATCACCATCAATGAATCTTGATGGCGGTACCAGTGCGGAGTTTGGCACAAGAGAATTGCTATGGACTCTGGTACATGGCTATGATAAAATTGACGTTGCACATG ACTATTCGAAGGACCTTCACTCATATCTCAGATATTGCAAAGATGTTGTTTTTCCTGGGATTGCATGTTCAGTTGAAGAAGAGCACTTAATAGGGATCTTCCAGGATCTGTACAAAGGACGAGAG GATGAGAATTCAAAAGGCCACACCAGAAATGGACTGAATAAACGAGGTCGGGACGGGACTTCTGTTGGTGCAAGGTACTtttctgcatcatcatcatcagggaTACAAAGTATCAAGTCAGAAATGGAAGACCATGGATTTTGTTATATGCCGCCAAGGAAATGGCCAAGATCAGATGGCTACCTTCACTATAGAAGGAAGACAATGACTGGTCGTCTTGTTTGTGCCGGACATGCTGATTATTACCTGTTGATACGCTCATTTGCCAAACTTGCGGAAGTTGATATTATGGTTATGCATGCTAGTGTGTTAAAACTTGAGAGGAGACTTGGCTGGATAGAGGAAAGAATAGGCAGAAGCTTGGATGCCTTGCAGAATCTACCTACCTAA
- the LOC123404278 gene encoding TATA box-binding protein-associated factor RNA polymerase I subunit B-like isoform X1: MWTRKVLAEDASAQRPKRSASGGGDVQLSQLKDKNKLDQHMWFLMCAGEQKPQGVKRERADEASPRRDRRRVEFIYLRSSRKMLPLYSTLSVSFLACHIAREAILPTDIYKWAMEGKLPYVAAFTEVDRLLGSPGKHCPLNARQLFRPVRVIGAWQLEAAAGSIAQRIGLQLPSVNFYAIAQRYLNELYLPVERILPHACRIYEWAMPPELWLSSNPARIPTRVCVMAILIVALRLQYNINGQGIWEEICEAARNAGGSDRDANLSPSMNLDGGTSAEFGTRELLWTLVHGYDKIDVAHDYSKDLHSYLRYCKDVVFPGIACSVEEEHLIGIFQDLYKGREDENSKGHTRNGLNKRGRDGTSVGARYFSASSSSGIQSIKSEMEDHGFCYMPPRKWPRSDGYLHYRRKTMTGRLVCAGHADYYLLIRSFAKLAEVDIMVMHASVLKLERRLGWIEERIGRSLDALQNLPT, encoded by the exons ATGTGGACGCGGAAGGTGCTCGCCGAGGATGCGTCCGCGCAGAGACCGAAGCGTTCTGCCAGTGGAGGTGGTGATGTTCAGTTATCACAACTGAAAGACAAGAACAAACTTGATCAACATATGTGGTTTCTTATGTGTGCAGGCGAGCAGAAACCTCAGGGGGTGAAGCGTGAACGGGCGGATGAAGCCTCGCCTCGTAGAGACAGGCGAAGGGTCGAGTTCATCTATCTGCGCTCGTCGAGGAAGATGCTGCCGCTCTACTCGACATTGTCTGTCTCTTTCCTGGCCTGTCATATTGCCCGGGAAGCCATCCTACCGACCGACATTTATAAGTGGGCGATGGAGGGTAAGCTTCCTTACGTGGCAGCATTTACCGAGGTTGACAGGCTTCTTGGGAGCCCTGGAAAACACTGCCCTCTGAATGCGAGGCAACTCTTCAGGCCAGTCCGAGTGATTGGAGCGTGGCAGCTGGAAGCTGCAGCTGGGTCCATAGCGCAAAGAATAGGCTTGCAGCTTCCTTCAGTTAATTTTTATGCTATTGCTCAACGCTACTTGAATGAGTTGTATCTGCCGGTAGAAAGAATCCTTCCCCATGCTTGCCGCATCTATGAATGGGCAATGCCTCCAGAACTCTGGTTGTCTAGTAATCCAGCTAGGATCCCTACACGGGTCTGTGTAATGGCTATACTAATAGTGGCCTTAAGACTTCAGTATAACATCAATGGTCAAGGGATATGGGAG GAGATTTGCGAGGCGGCAAGAAATGCAGGTGGGTCTGATCGTGATGCAAATTTATCACCATCAATGAATCTTGATGGCGGTACCAGTGCGGAGTTTGGCACAAGAGAATTGCTATGGACTCTGGTACATGGCTATGATAAAATTGACGTTGCACATG ACTATTCGAAGGACCTTCACTCATATCTCAGATATTGCAAAGATGTTGTTTTTCCTGGGATTGCATGTTCAGTTGAAGAAGAGCACTTAATAGGGATCTTCCAGGATCTGTACAAAGGACGAGAG GATGAGAATTCAAAAGGCCACACCAGAAATGGACTGAATAAACGAGGTCGGGACGGGACTTCTGTTGGTGCAAGGTACTtttctgcatcatcatcatcagggaTACAAAGTATCAAGTCAGAAATGGAAGACCATGGATTTTGTTATATGCCGCCAAGGAAATGGCCAAGATCAGATGGCTACCTTCACTATAGAAGGAAGACAATGACTGGTCGTCTTGTTTGTGCCGGACATGCTGATTATTACCTGTTGATACGCTCATTTGCCAAACTTGCGGAAGTTGATATTATGGTTATGCATGCTAGTGTGTTAAAACTTGAGAGGAGACTTGGCTGGATAGAGGAAAGAATAGGCAGAAGCTTGGATGCCTTGCAGAATCTACCTACCTAA
- the LOC123404279 gene encoding uncharacterized protein LOC123404279 — MLPGPPPPLLMGYPAVPSASPSATPSSSIGASIAIIVIVIIASTLLICFIKVLCRIPHRPRPSWSSFSRHNSISRRASSSGESDRKRAVASAVHPSPRASASPKKHAEGLLFGLEVSVPSAPSLPEVELVILGLLSQPPVLLRKGMFCCICAQEFVPTDRILALSACLHKFHELCIIPWIRCHTPYCCPFCDASITIPRADPDKTYSSDQYDVEAHTMVVPAPPGEKVAEAVGGSRGWLRSSLDRLSGSWRGCSSSHATAVVVPVSSRCTTGSWRVDTSDKENVEAVEGSHGWLHSYLATLSSAWSGRSDSCSTTMVSAVSSGCTTGSSSLVPSGCGSTDLGSRSWDPEAAMQKTSWDPEAAMQKT; from the coding sequence ATGCTTCCAGGACCGCCACCACCTCTTCTTATGGGATATCCCGCTGTGCCGAGCGCGTCACCCTCAGCTACACCGTCATCGTCCATAGGTGCCAGCATCGCCATTATCGTAATCGTCATCATTGCATCGACCTTGCTGATCTGTTTCATTAAGGTCCTTTGCCGTATCCCCCATCGCCCTCGCCCGTCGTGGTCATCATTCTCTCGCCACAACAGCATCTCTCGGAGGGCCTCATCGTCAGGAGAGTCTGACAGGAAGCGTGCGGTGGCATCAGCTGTTCACCCTTCCCCGAGGGCCAGTGCTTCACCTAAAAAGCATGCAGAAGGTTTGCTGTTTGGGTTGGAGGTCTCTGTGCCATCAGCGCCCTCTCTACCAGAGGTGGAGCTGGTGATCTTGGGGTTGCTCTCGCAACCTCCCGTGCTGTTGCGGAAGGGGATGTTTTGCTGCATCTGCGCCCAAGAGTTTGTGCCTACCGATAGGATCCTGGCCCTTTCGGCGTGCTTGCATAAATTCCACGAGCTGTGCATTATCCCATGGATTCGTTGCCACACACCTTACTGCTGTCCGTTCTGTGATGCTTCCATCACTATCCCCCGCGCTGACCCTGACAAAACCTACAGCTCAGATCAGTATGATGTCGAGGCACATACAATGGTTGTGCCAGCTCCGCCTGGAGAGAAGGTGGCAGAGGCTGTGGGGGGCTCTCGCGGATGGCTGCGATCTTCACTGGACAGACTCTCAGGCAGCTGGAGGGGATGCTCCAGCAGTCATGCCACTGCCGTTGTAGTGCCGGTGTCCTCACGGTGTACCACTGGAAGCTGGAGAGTCGACACCTCTGACAAGGAGAACGTAGAGGCTGTTGAAGGCTCTCATGGGTGGCTGCACTCTTATCTGGCTACACTCTCGAGCGCCTGGAGTGGACGCTCAGACAGCTGTTCCACTACGATGGTGTCAGCAGTGTCCTCAGGGTGCACAACTGGAAGCTCAAGCCTGGTACCGAGTGGCTGCGGCAGTACTGATTTGGGTTCCAGGAGCTGGGATCCTGAGGCAGCCATGCAGAAGACGAGCTGGGATCCTGAGGCAGCCATGCAGAAGACGTAG